From the Nocardiopsis changdeensis genome, one window contains:
- a CDS encoding NUDIX hydrolase, producing the protein MSNSTGDRPSTPLHSVSVAGAVLDEDGRFLVIRRADNGRWELPGGVLELAEAPEDGVCREVWEETGIHVEVDRLTGVYKNTARGVVALVFRCKPSGGTERPSAESTEVAWLAPAEVSERMGEVYAVRLLDALDPNTPHVRSHDGQRLARGR; encoded by the coding sequence ATGAGTAACAGCACCGGAGACAGGCCGTCAACGCCGCTGCACTCGGTGTCCGTCGCCGGAGCCGTCCTCGACGAGGACGGCCGGTTCCTGGTGATCCGCCGTGCCGACAACGGACGCTGGGAGCTCCCGGGTGGGGTTCTGGAGCTCGCCGAGGCCCCGGAGGACGGCGTGTGCCGGGAGGTCTGGGAGGAGACGGGCATCCACGTCGAGGTGGACCGCCTCACCGGCGTCTACAAGAACACCGCCCGGGGTGTCGTCGCCCTGGTCTTCCGCTGCAAGCCCTCCGGCGGCACAGAGCGCCCCTCCGCGGAATCCACCGAAGTTGCCTGGCTCGCCCCCGCCGAGGTGTCCGAGCGCATGGGCGAGGTCTATGCGGTCCGTTTGCTCGACGCCCTGGACCCCAACACCCCCCACGTCCGCAGCCACGACGGCCAACGTCTGGCCAGAGGTCGGTGA
- a CDS encoding transposase family protein: MLFYRAALPLSRRTLNLAARTIRTHRKNTGSRWRRLDPATQALLVLVHLHKGEPFAQVAAGFGVGTTTAWRYVHETTALLAAQAPTLEQGLRRARRKGWGYVIVDGTLIACDRLAADRPFYSGKHKQHGMNIQIVAAPDGEPLWTSWSLPGAVHDTRAARVWRIADRIRAAGLLGLGDKGYVGLSDVVFCPFKGRGKPQWKKEANSEHAKLRSPGERAIAQLKQWDILRRLRCCPQRAGQITRAVLVLQLREAG, translated from the coding sequence ATGCTGTTCTACCGTGCCGCGCTACCCCTGTCACGCCGGACCCTGAACCTGGCCGCCCGCACCATCCGAACCCACCGCAAGAACACCGGTTCTCGATGGCGCCGCCTCGACCCGGCCACCCAGGCCCTGCTCGTCCTGGTCCACCTGCACAAGGGCGAACCGTTCGCCCAGGTCGCGGCCGGTTTCGGTGTCGGCACCACCACCGCCTGGCGCTACGTGCACGAGACCACGGCCCTGCTCGCCGCCCAGGCGCCCACCCTGGAGCAAGGACTGCGCCGCGCCCGCCGCAAGGGCTGGGGATACGTGATCGTGGACGGCACGCTGATCGCCTGCGACCGTCTGGCGGCCGACCGCCCGTTCTACTCCGGCAAGCACAAACAGCACGGCATGAACATCCAGATCGTCGCAGCCCCCGACGGTGAACCCCTGTGGACGTCCTGGTCGCTGCCCGGGGCGGTGCACGACACCCGGGCCGCCCGGGTCTGGAGGATCGCCGATCGCATCAGAGCCGCAGGACTGCTCGGCCTGGGCGACAAGGGATACGTGGGGCTCTCGGACGTGGTGTTCTGCCCGTTCAAAGGGCGGGGCAAGCCGCAGTGGAAGAAGGAGGCCAACTCCGAACACGCCAAGCTCCGCTCGCCGGGCGAGCGCGCAATCGCCCAGCTCAAGCAGTGGGACATCCTGCGCCGCCTACGCTGCTGTCCGCAGCGCGCTGGCCAGATCACCCGCGCGGTGCTGGTCCTTCAGCTCCGAGAAGCAGGATGA
- a CDS encoding GntR family transcriptional regulator, whose product MASTVGARSGKPRYLQIADDIEEQITTGRLAPAAEIPSETVLVERYGVSAGTVRKAIAQLRTVGLVETFQGKGSFVKSRPPVTRKSSDRFRRSHRRAGKAAYIAETEQAGVEPTVQVLSIGPVPVPAEIAERLGVDESDKVLARRRLYFSDGTPTEEATSYLPWDVARDIPELFEENPGGGGIYARLEEHGHEFAEYTETVRARLATKQEASALGLSPGSAVFHLTRNAVTTAGRVVEVCDTIMAADQFVLDYRIPAVD is encoded by the coding sequence ATGGCGAGCACTGTAGGGGCGCGGTCCGGTAAGCCCCGGTATCTCCAGATCGCGGACGACATCGAAGAGCAGATCACGACCGGAAGGTTGGCTCCGGCAGCGGAGATTCCGAGCGAGACGGTGCTGGTGGAGCGCTACGGCGTCTCGGCGGGCACGGTTCGCAAGGCCATCGCCCAGTTGCGGACCGTTGGGTTGGTGGAGACCTTCCAGGGCAAGGGCTCGTTCGTGAAGTCGCGCCCGCCCGTCACCCGCAAGTCCTCCGACCGGTTCCGGCGCTCGCACCGTCGCGCGGGTAAGGCCGCCTACATCGCCGAGACCGAGCAGGCCGGGGTCGAGCCGACCGTGCAGGTGCTGTCCATCGGCCCGGTGCCCGTTCCCGCCGAGATCGCGGAGCGCCTGGGCGTGGATGAAAGCGACAAGGTCCTGGCCCGCCGACGCCTGTACTTCAGCGACGGCACGCCCACGGAGGAGGCCACGTCGTACCTGCCGTGGGACGTGGCCCGGGACATCCCGGAGTTGTTCGAGGAGAACCCCGGAGGTGGCGGGATCTACGCACGGCTCGAAGAACACGGCCATGAGTTCGCCGAGTACACCGAGACGGTGCGGGCGCGGCTGGCCACCAAGCAGGAGGCGAGCGCGCTGGGCCTGAGCCCGGGTTCCGCGGTCTTCCACCTGACGCGCAACGCCGTGACCACCGCCGGGCGTGTGGTGGAGGTGTGCGACACGATCATGGCGGCGGATCAGTTCGTGCTCGACTACCGCATCCCCGCTGTGGACTGA
- a CDS encoding DUF397 domain-containing protein, with translation MSTQSLPWRKSSYSNEAGTCVEVSEGPVTRVRDNQNLHVEPLDFTPGAGAHFLRGLHTD, from the coding sequence ATGAGCACCCAGAGCCTGCCTTGGCGCAAGTCCAGCTACAGCAACGAGGCCGGGACCTGTGTGGAGGTCTCCGAAGGTCCGGTGACGCGTGTGCGCGACAACCAGAACCTCCACGTGGAGCCGCTGGACTTCACCCCGGGAGCGGGGGCCCACTTCCTCAGAGGCCTGCACACCGACTGA